The following is a genomic window from Spirosoma foliorum.
GTTCTCGCCGATGTGTATTTCTATCAGGGAAAAAACGCCGAAGCCCGCGACAAGGCTAGTGAGGTCATACAATCGGGTAAGTATTCGCTCGTACCCATTACAAAAACCGATGATTTGCAGAATATTTTCGGACCGGCGGTAGTAACAACGACTGAGGAGGTTTTTTACCTAAAGTACACCCGTCAGGCAGGGCAGGGGATGTATTTTGTCATGTTCCCGAACCACCCAGCCACCAAATTAGTCGGCGCGGGAGGATTCTATGGCATCAGTTCGGATCTAACGAATTCAGTCTATGCGGCCTGGGATGACAAGGATTTGCGAAAAGGCAATTGGTACGTCTGGGATCTCGGCCTCGGAAAGACCACTACGCTTAGTAAAAAATTCATTGATCCGCTGGCACCATTTCAGGACGCATGCGGCAATGACTTCCCCATGTATCGCTACGCCGATGTGTTACTACTCTATGCCGAAGCCGCAAGCCGGGCGGGTACCGGACCAACGGCCGCGGCTATGGATGCGCTCAACCAGGTACACCGACGCGCCTATGGATTTAATCCGACAGCCGTTTCCAGCGTGGATTTCAAACTAAGCGATTTTACGGCCAGTACCTTTAACGATCTGGTGTTGAAAGAACGGGGCTATGAAACCCAGCTGGAAGCAAAGCGCTGGCATGATCTAAAACGGTTGGGCCCCGACAAACTGAAGGCCGTCATTAAAGCCGCAGTTGGTAAAGACGTGGCCGACAAGCATTTGCTCTGGCCCATTCCAACATCGGAACTGAACTACAATACGGCGCTGGATCCCAATAAAGATCAAAATCCAGGATATTAAATGAATGGGCAATGGATAATTACTAATGCAGAATGAATTTAGCTAGTCGACTATAGTATCCATTGTCCATTAGTAATTATCCATTCATTTTCTCGAATTCATGAAGCAACTGATTATTTGGCTGACGATGATGGTCTGGGCGATAACCGCACAGAGACAAAACTTCGTGCAGGTCAGTAAAACCAACCCGCATTATTTCGCTACGGCGGATGGGAAAACTTAAATTTCCCGATTTCACCCGCTCTATCATTGTTAAACTCTATACAGATTAAATGAAGCGACTTGTCTTTTTTACACTACTGGCGTTGTCGGCACTTCAGGCGTCAGCCCAGCTTTCCGACGACTATAAAAATCAATGGAGCGATCCAGCGGTTCAGCAACGCATTGCCGATGGCATCCGCGAAAACCGGATGGGCGCTTTTACGATTCGGTTTACCGACAAAGAAGGTAATCCGGTATCGCCCGGTGATGTGTCCCTGACACAAACGCGCCATGATTTCTACTTTGGAGCCAATGGTTTCATGACCAAAGGATTCAAGAATCCGAAAGAAGATGCGCTCTACGAAGAACA
Proteins encoded in this region:
- a CDS encoding RagB/SusD family nutrient uptake outer membrane protein; the protein is MNFLTTFFHLYGRGRSIAGPALTGLLIISGLFSCTDVLTEQPKSIAVETFYNTTSELDAAVAAVYSGLRNSASGIGGEYAAQLEAYTDYCYGRPGSSYAILSDFQGLNSTNIVRVGNMWTVLYLSVRNANLVIQNAPKAKSVSATDIAKYVGEARFLRALTYFTLVKNWGAVPLRTETNLNEANVKRSSVDDVYQLIIADLQNAETTLPDKPAQSGHPSKWSAKTVLADVYFYQGKNAEARDKASEVIQSGKYSLVPITKTDDLQNIFGPAVVTTTEEVFYLKYTRQAGQGMYFVMFPNHPATKLVGAGGFYGISSDLTNSVYAAWDDKDLRKGNWYVWDLGLGKTTTLSKKFIDPLAPFQDACGNDFPMYRYADVLLLYAEAASRAGTGPTAAAMDALNQVHRRAYGFNPTAVSSVDFKLSDFTASTFNDLVLKERGYETQLEAKRWHDLKRLGPDKLKAVIKAAVGKDVADKHLLWPIPTSELNYNTALDPNKDQNPGY